Proteins from a genomic interval of Niabella soli DSM 19437:
- a CDS encoding carboxy terminal-processing peptidase, whose amino-acid sequence MKRLPFVLLILLLAGSFLAFKSSIARSGPPPGKYEQIMELVGQLLAQAHFSPQNIDDKFSEKVFDKFMSDLDHEKNIFLKSDYDSLKALYGDAIDDEIKGAPVKSFLAISSVFDRRNAEATKWTTAILNRPFDYKTNESVQLDGDQLQYPANEKEREDRWRKKLKYLSLERYVDLLDERKSNKGQKGYAVKTDAQLEKEARLKTDTVMTRFFERYKVKFTADDKFNMFMLAITNIMDPHTDFMPPLDKRYFDEEMSGTFYGIGALLQQGDGKIKIVSCNVGSPAAKSGQLEPGDIITKVAQGDGPSEDLMGYGVQDAVKLIRGKEGTIVKLTIKKPNGTIKVVSLKREKIVNDIDTYARSAIVNDSSKNTKTGIIYLPEFYAAFDDANGRRSSIDVAKEVQKLKDAKVDGIVIDLRNNGGGSLYDVVQMVGLFVGKGPVVQVKDRINRANVLDVKDDSVLYDGPLAVMVNEFSASASEIFAAAIQDYGRGVIIGSTSTYGKGTVQRNIGLDAKTGITYGESDLGTVKLTLQKFYRISGGSTQLKGVEPDIVLASPLEGAKVRERDNKDALPYDEISKAAYTPWKSAWNLPELKTMSNERLKSDSVFRIIKDDAQWLAKENDRSYPLNIDTYRQERKEIKQKADQIVAVSRLKNRLNVSLLPNDPNTTNIEDKNKEDRIKKWQKSLSEDIYLDQAVDVVNDMANIDKLAKNGHVAAPAVH is encoded by the coding sequence ATGAAGAGATTACCTTTTGTGCTGTTGATTTTATTGCTGGCCGGTTCTTTTTTAGCTTTTAAATCATCCATCGCCCGCAGTGGCCCGCCTCCGGGCAAATATGAACAGATCATGGAACTGGTGGGGCAGTTGCTGGCTCAGGCCCATTTCAGCCCGCAGAATATTGATGATAAATTTTCGGAAAAAGTGTTTGATAAATTTATGAGCGACCTGGATCATGAGAAGAACATTTTTCTTAAATCGGATTATGATTCGCTGAAGGCTTTATATGGCGATGCAATTGATGATGAGATCAAAGGCGCACCTGTTAAAAGTTTCCTGGCCATTTCATCTGTTTTTGACAGAAGAAATGCGGAGGCAACAAAATGGACAACGGCGATACTCAACCGCCCCTTTGATTACAAAACAAATGAGTCTGTTCAACTGGATGGAGATCAATTACAATACCCTGCTAATGAAAAGGAGCGCGAAGATCGCTGGAGAAAAAAACTGAAATACCTTTCTTTGGAACGTTATGTGGACCTGCTGGATGAGCGTAAAAGCAATAAAGGTCAAAAAGGATATGCGGTAAAAACCGATGCGCAGTTGGAGAAAGAAGCACGGTTAAAAACGGATACGGTTATGACCCGTTTTTTTGAACGTTACAAAGTTAAATTTACTGCCGACGATAAGTTCAACATGTTTATGCTGGCTATTACGAATATAATGGACCCGCATACGGATTTTATGCCCCCGTTAGATAAGCGGTATTTTGATGAAGAAATGAGCGGAACCTTTTATGGCATCGGTGCGCTGTTGCAGCAGGGCGATGGAAAAATAAAGATCGTTTCCTGTAACGTAGGCAGCCCGGCAGCAAAATCGGGCCAACTGGAACCGGGCGATATCATTACGAAGGTAGCCCAGGGCGATGGCCCGTCTGAAGATCTGATGGGATATGGTGTGCAGGACGCGGTGAAATTAATTCGCGGAAAGGAAGGAACTATCGTAAAGCTTACGATCAAAAAACCGAATGGAACTATAAAAGTGGTATCCTTAAAACGGGAAAAGATCGTTAATGATATTGACACCTACGCGCGGAGCGCCATTGTAAATGATTCTTCAAAAAATACAAAGACCGGGATTATTTACCTGCCGGAATTTTATGCGGCCTTTGATGATGCAAACGGAAGAAGAAGTTCGATCGATGTAGCTAAAGAAGTACAAAAGCTGAAAGATGCCAAAGTGGATGGAATTGTTATCGACCTGAGGAATAATGGCGGTGGTTCTTTGTATGATGTAGTGCAAATGGTGGGCTTATTTGTAGGAAAAGGCCCGGTGGTGCAGGTGAAAGATCGTATTAACCGTGCCAATGTGCTGGACGTAAAGGATGATTCTGTTTTATACGACGGCCCGCTTGCGGTAATGGTGAACGAGTTCAGCGCTTCTGCATCCGAGATCTTTGCCGCAGCGATCCAGGATTATGGCAGGGGTGTAATTATAGGCAGTACCTCCACATATGGCAAGGGTACCGTGCAACGCAATATAGGTTTGGATGCGAAAACCGGTATTACCTACGGAGAATCGGATCTGGGAACCGTAAAACTTACTTTACAGAAATTCTACCGGATCAGTGGCGGATCTACCCAGTTAAAAGGGGTGGAGCCGGATATTGTGCTGGCCAGCCCGCTGGAAGGTGCAAAAGTACGGGAGCGGGATAATAAGGACGCATTACCTTATGATGAGATCAGTAAAGCTGCTTATACGCCCTGGAAGAGTGCCTGGAACCTTCCCGAATTAAAGACGATGAGCAATGAACGTCTTAAGTCTGATAGTGTTTTCAGAATAATTAAGGATGATGCGCAATGGCTGGCAAAAGAAAATGACAGGAGCTATCCTTTAAATATTGATACCTACCGGCAGGAGCGGAAAGAGATCAAACAGAAAGCGGATCAGATCGTTGCGGTTTCCAGATTAAAAAACAGGCTGAACGTTTCGTTATTACCCAATGATCCTAATACTACTAATATTGAAGACAAGAATAAAGAAGACAGGATCAAGAAATGGCAGAAGTCTTTAAGCGAGGATATTTACCTGGATCAGGCGGTAGATGTTGTTAACGATATGGCAAATATCGACAAGCTGGCGAAGAACGGCCATGTTGCGGCTCCGGCGGTTCATTGA
- a CDS encoding sugar phosphate isomerase/epimerase family protein translates to MYKRKEFLRVSGGLALGLAFGSVAEACSPSKGSIARLGLQLYSLRDDLPKDPKGVLKQVAAFGYKDVESFEGAEGMFWGMGHKGFKQYMDSLGMQIVSSHCDYKKDFEKKAAEAAEIGMSYLICPWVGPQKTLDDYKKLAEEFNQAGAICKKNGIRFAYHNHDYSFTLQDGQYPQDIFMEQTDKSLVDFEMDIYWVVTAGQDPIAWLKKYNGRFRLCHIKDRKKGVAPTKGEPNLSVIVGTGSIDFKKILAAARTEGMKHYIVEQEAYEKAPIECVKEDAIYLNKLTF, encoded by the coding sequence ATGTATAAGAGAAAGGAATTTCTTAGAGTATCCGGCGGCCTGGCATTGGGCCTTGCTTTTGGTTCGGTAGCAGAAGCCTGCTCCCCATCAAAAGGAAGCATAGCGCGATTAGGATTACAGTTGTATAGCCTGCGGGATGATTTGCCCAAAGATCCGAAAGGGGTACTGAAACAGGTAGCCGCCTTTGGGTATAAAGATGTGGAAAGTTTTGAAGGCGCCGAAGGAATGTTCTGGGGAATGGGCCATAAAGGGTTTAAACAGTATATGGACAGCTTGGGGATGCAGATCGTCAGCAGTCACTGTGACTATAAAAAAGACTTTGAAAAAAAAGCAGCCGAGGCTGCTGAGATCGGGATGAGTTACCTGATCTGCCCCTGGGTTGGCCCCCAGAAAACACTGGATGATTATAAAAAACTGGCCGAAGAATTTAACCAGGCGGGGGCTATTTGTAAAAAGAACGGGATCCGCTTTGCCTACCACAACCACGATTACAGCTTTACCTTACAGGACGGCCAATATCCGCAGGATATTTTCATGGAGCAAACGGATAAAAGCCTGGTAGATTTTGAAATGGATATTTATTGGGTAGTGACCGCCGGGCAGGATCCTATTGCCTGGCTGAAAAAATATAACGGGCGTTTCCGGCTCTGTCATATTAAAGACCGGAAAAAAGGCGTGGCCCCTACAAAAGGAGAACCCAACCTGAGCGTAATTGTGGGAACGGGATCTATCGATTTTAAAAAGATCCTGGCGGCTGCCCGCACAGAAGGAATGAAACATTATATTGTAGAACAGGAAGCCTACGAGAAAGCGCCCATTGAGTGTGTAAAAGAAGACGCGATCTATTTAAATAAATTGACCTTTTAA